A section of the Canis lupus baileyi chromosome 5, mCanLup2.hap1, whole genome shotgun sequence genome encodes:
- the NET1 gene encoding neuroepithelial cell-transforming gene 1 protein isoform X2 → MVAHDEVGGLLPIKRTIRVLDVSHPSFREQEEPSNKRVRPLARVTSLANLISPVRNGAVRRFGQTIQSFTLRGDSRSPASAQKSSSRSTVPTPAKRRSSVLWSEMLDVSMKESLTTKEIKRQEAIYEMSRGEQDLIEDLKLARKAYHDPMLKLSIMSEEELTHIFGDLDAYIPLHEDLLARIGEATKPGGTVEQIGHILVNWLPGLNAYKGYCSNQLAAKALLDQKKQDPRVQDFLQRCLESPFSRKLDLWSFLDIPRSRLVKYPLLLKEILRHTPKDHPDVQPLEEAILIIQGVLSDINLKKGESECQYYIDKLEYLDEKQKDPRIEASKVLLCHGELKNKNGHKLYIFLFQDILVLTRPVTRNERHSYQVYRQPIPVQELVLEDLQDGDVRMGGSFRGAFSNSDKAKNIFRVRFQDPSPGQSHTLQANDVFHKQQWFNCIRSAIAPFQQAVGPADLQGLPELDEECGENDPSAGSIRARRRASTASSMTQVQVDGDTSECVSPVHTAEDVKSVKVHQTQSGFRKARDKAQFSGKRKETLV, encoded by the exons ATGGTGGCTCATGACGAGGTCGGAGGTCTCCTGCCCATCAAGAGGACGATCCGGGTCCTGGATGTTAGTCATCCGTCCTTCCGAGAGCAAGAG gaGCCAAGCAATAAAAGAGTTCGACCTCTTGCTCGGGTCACATCCTTGGCAAATTTGATCTCTCCTGTAAGAAATGGAGCAGTCCGACGCTTTGGTCAAACAATTCAG tcatttaccCTTCGTGGTGACAGCAGATCTCCAGCTTCTGCCCAGAAGTCATCGAGCAGATCAACAGTCCCAACACCTGCCAAAAGGAGAAGCAGTGTACTGTGGTCAGAGATGTTAGATGTCAGTATGAAAGAGTCTTTAACTACCAAAGAAATTAAACGTCAGGAG gcAATATATGAAATGTCCCGAGGTGAACAGGATTTAATTGAGGATCTCAAGCTTGCAAGAAAG GCCTACCATGACCCTATGTTAAAGTTGTCTATAATGTCAGAAGAGGAACTCACCCATATATTTGGTGATTTGGACGCTTATATACCTCTCCATGAAG ATTTGTTGGCAAGAATAGGAGAAGCAACCAAACCTGGTGGAACAGTGGAACAAATTGGTCACATTCTTGTGAACTGG TTGCCAGGCTTGAATGCCTACAAAGGCTACTGTAGTAACCAGCTGGCAGCCAAAGCTCTTCTTGATCAAAAGAAACAGGATCCACGCGTCCAGGACTTCCTCCAACGATGTCTTGAATCTCCCTTCAGTCGAAAACTAGATCTTTGGAGCTTTCTAGATATTCCTCGAAGTCGCCTGGTCAAATACCCTCTACTGTTGAAAGAAATTCTTAGACACACTCCAAAAGACCACCCTGATGTTCAGCCTTTGGAGGAAGCT ATACTGATAATACAAGGAGTTCTCTCTGATATCAACTTGAAGAAAGGTGAATCAGAATGCCAATATTACATTGACAAACTGGAGTATCTAGACGAAAAGCAGAAGGATCCTAGAATTGAAGCAAGCAAAGTACTGCTCTGCCATGGGGAGCTGAAGAATAAAAATGGACAT AAACTTTACATATTCCTGTTTCAAGACATCTTGGTTTTGACTCGGCCTGTTACACGAAATGAGCGTCACTCTTACCAGGTTTATCGGCAGCCAATCCCTGTCCAAGAGCTGGTCTTGGAAGACCTGCAGGATGGAGATGTGAGAATGGGAGGGTCCTTTCGAGGGGCTTTCAGCAACTCAGATAAAG CTAAAAATATCTTTAGAGTTCGCTTCCAAGACCCCTCCCCAGGCCAGTCCCACACTCTGCAGGCCAACGATGTGTTCCACAAACAGCAGTGGTTCAACTGCATCCGTTCAGCCATCGCTCCTTTCCAGCAGGCTGTCGGCCCAGCTGACCTGCAGGGTCTCCCAGAGCTCGACGAGGAGTGTGGGGAGAACGACCCCTCTGCCGGGAGCATCCGGGCCCGGAGAAGGGCCTCCACGGCGTCCAGCATGACTCAGGTCCAGGTTGACGGAGACACTTCAGAATGTGTGTCCCCAGTGCACACAGCAGAGGACGTGAAGAGTGTGAAAGTTCACCAAACACAGTCTGGCTTCCGAAAAGCAAGGGACAAAGCCCAGTTCAGTGGCAAACGGAAAGAGACTTTGGTATAA